A stretch of Paraburkholderia phenazinium DNA encodes these proteins:
- a CDS encoding FUSC family protein, producing MTESPQTRRAAQASAADSLFAFLKSLPLPDRLIEGCVMALQAVAGASIAFTIARALHTHQPFWAAITAIAVSQHNYVDTRKLSRDQFLGAMVGGVCGLAGTLLGGGYFVAYMATVAAAIIICWVANIGSAARLGGITATIMLLVPRIGPPWEVALIRLGEVTIGTVSALLVCRLIHSIEQRWFVKS from the coding sequence ATGACGGAATCTCCCCAGACCCGGCGCGCAGCGCAGGCAAGCGCCGCCGATTCACTATTCGCATTCCTGAAATCGCTGCCGCTTCCCGATCGTCTCATCGAGGGTTGCGTGATGGCGCTGCAGGCGGTAGCGGGCGCCAGCATTGCGTTTACAATCGCCCGCGCCTTGCACACCCATCAGCCGTTCTGGGCCGCCATCACCGCGATTGCGGTGAGCCAGCACAACTACGTCGACACCCGCAAACTCTCGCGCGACCAGTTTCTTGGCGCGATGGTCGGCGGCGTATGCGGCCTCGCCGGCACGCTGCTCGGCGGCGGCTATTTCGTCGCGTATATGGCGACAGTGGCGGCCGCGATCATCATCTGCTGGGTGGCCAATATCGGCAGCGCGGCGCGTCTGGGCGGCATCACCGCCACCATCATGTTGCTGGTGCCGCGCATCGGACCACCATGGGAAGTCGCGCTGATCCGCCTCGGCGAAGTCACGATCGGAACGGTCAGCGCGTTACTCGTGTGCCGCCTGATTCATAGCATCGAGCAGCGCTGGTTCGTCAAGTCATAA
- a CDS encoding aldo/keto reductase: MRYNQLGRTGLFVSELCLGTMTFGGGEGIWRQIGDLQQADAERLVGRAIDAGINFIDTADVYAQGLSEQITGLALKNLKVPRDQVVVATKVFGATAESANTRGASRYHIMDGIKASLKRLQLDHIDLYQIHGFDPATPIEETVRALDTLVQHGHVRYVGVSNWAAWQIVKALGIADRLGLARFETLQAYYTLAGRDLERELVPMLHSEGLGLMVWSPLAGGLLSGKYGREQQGEAGSRRNTFDFPPVNRERAYDCIDTMRGIAEAKGVSVAQIALAWLLHQRAVTTVIVGAKKVEQLDDNIAATKVELNADELAKLDAVSELPAEYPGWMLERQGEPRRAQVKESSRRSLK, encoded by the coding sequence ATGCGCTATAACCAGCTAGGCCGCACGGGCCTCTTTGTGTCCGAACTTTGTCTTGGCACGATGACCTTCGGCGGCGGCGAAGGCATCTGGCGTCAGATCGGCGATCTGCAACAGGCCGACGCCGAACGTCTCGTTGGTCGCGCGATCGACGCCGGCATCAACTTTATCGATACCGCCGACGTCTATGCGCAAGGTCTGTCCGAGCAGATCACCGGCCTCGCGCTGAAGAACCTCAAGGTGCCGCGCGACCAGGTCGTGGTGGCCACCAAGGTGTTCGGCGCGACGGCGGAATCCGCCAACACGCGCGGCGCCTCGCGCTATCACATCATGGACGGCATCAAGGCAAGCCTCAAACGTCTGCAACTCGATCACATCGATCTTTACCAGATCCACGGCTTCGATCCGGCCACGCCGATCGAAGAAACGGTGCGTGCGCTCGATACGCTGGTTCAGCACGGCCATGTGCGCTACGTCGGCGTGTCGAACTGGGCCGCGTGGCAGATCGTCAAGGCGTTGGGTATCGCCGACCGTCTCGGCCTCGCGCGCTTCGAAACGCTGCAGGCGTACTACACGCTCGCGGGCCGCGATCTCGAACGCGAACTGGTGCCGATGCTGCATAGCGAAGGGCTCGGACTGATGGTCTGGAGCCCGCTCGCGGGTGGTCTGCTGAGCGGCAAATACGGGCGTGAGCAGCAAGGCGAGGCTGGCAGCCGCCGGAACACGTTCGATTTTCCGCCGGTGAATCGCGAGCGCGCCTACGACTGTATCGATACGATGCGCGGCATTGCCGAGGCAAAGGGGGTGTCGGTCGCGCAGATCGCACTCGCCTGGCTGTTGCATCAGCGTGCGGTGACCACGGTGATCGTCGGTGCGAAGAAGGTCGAGCAGCTCGACGACAATATCGCCGCCACCAAGGTCGAACTGAACGCCGACGAACTGGCGAAACTCGATGCCGTCAGTGAGTTGCCGGCCGAGTATCCGGGCTGGATGCTGGAGCGTCAGGGCGAGCCGCGTCGCGCGCAGGTGAAGGAAAGCAGCCGACGTTCGCTGAAGTAA
- a CDS encoding DEAD/DEAH box helicase, whose amino-acid sequence MTPAVSPSPASSSTGVLDSFHPAVAGWFLKTFPAPTDAQVAAWPSIRSGRSTLVAAPTGSGKTLTAFLSALDDLVQQGLANGGALPDETLVVYVSPLKALSNDIRLNLQLPLEGISAELAQRGLPPLEIRTAVRTGDTTQQERTALRKRAPHILVTTPESLYVLLGSDSGRRMLSTTRTVIVDEIHALAGSKRGSHLALSLERLDALCGRRLPRIGLSATQKPISAVARFLVGGASVDSAEPADCAIVDVGHVRARDLALEIPPVPLEAVMANEVWELVYNRLAELIAQHRTTLVFVNTRRMAERAARHLTERLGKEAVAAHHGSLAKEYRFDAEQRLKRGDLRVLIATASLELGIDIGDVDLVCQMGSPRAIAPFLQRVGRSGHHVGGMPKGRLFPTSRDDLIECAALLDCVRRGELDALQIPRAPLDVLAQQIVAEVSSAEWSEDALFDLMRRAAPYADLAREQYDAVLRMLAEGYTSRHGPRGAYLHRDAVSGTLRGRRGGKLVAVTSGGTIPENADYAVILEPQAVNIGTVNEDFAVESLAGDVFQLGNASYRIQRVEAGRVRVEDAQGQPPNIPFWLGEAPGRSDELSFGVARLRAQIDQLLSDDDDDVVAGGTTGAKDATGATEAATEKKSASAKTAAVASLAATRRAPRRERALAIVDSPAASGSDSLPQLRDADVDVTVADAPARAPLSNAPRLERAIAWMTATLNLDEPAARQIVDYLARARAALSTLPTQNTLVMERFFDESGGTQLVIHAPFGSRLNRAWGLALRKRFCRTFNFELQAAATEDAIILSLTGSHSFALDEVWRYLHSNTAEHLLIQALLDAPLFGVRWRWNATTSLALPRYSGGRKTAPQLQRMRSEDLLAAVFPDQVACLENIVGERELPHHPLVDQTIDDCLHEAMDTEGWISLLRRMEQGEVKLITRELPAPSPLAAEILTAKPYAYLDDAPIEERRTQAVLNRRWSDPASADDLGALDADAIAGVREEAWPQPRNLDEMHEALTGLACVSDTEAQQNPEWSGWLTTLAESGRATRLQNRAGADLWLPAERLTCLAAIYPDAAFTPPISAPKGFTDTWSEEEALVDVIRARLTGFGPLPVASIAGSLALPSVAVEQALTALEAQGYVMRGRFTLGASAEEWCERHLLARIHRYTVRRLRREIEPVERHDFMRFLFEWQHLTPATCGEGRDALAAVLDQLAGFEAAAGAWEEDILPARLKDYSITMLDELCRSGKLVWTRLTERSRATSGPVRSTPIVLLPRRDIGLWSALIDQSKQPELSSHAQSVYDTLIKHGAMFFDELASDTRLLGIQLEYALSELVAAGLVNSDSFAGLRALLKPAAKRNAHHSNRRPRAGALIGGMEDAGRWALLQRRSALAVEEGAAATPPSQSVGRASSLAPEVLEHVVMTLLRRYGVVFWRLLAREAEWLPPWRDLLRVLQRLEARGHVRGGRFVNGLSGEQFALPEAIPLLREVRRHADDGTFVCVAGIDPLNLAGTLLPGDKVPAVTGNRVLYRDGVVVATLVAGEFTYLTHAEGDAREQMRIRMARRH is encoded by the coding sequence ATGACTCCCGCCGTTTCTCCCTCTCCCGCCTCTTCATCGACCGGCGTGCTGGACAGCTTTCATCCGGCGGTGGCCGGCTGGTTCCTGAAAACGTTTCCGGCGCCTACCGATGCCCAGGTGGCCGCCTGGCCGTCTATCCGCAGCGGCCGCTCGACCCTGGTCGCCGCCCCGACCGGTTCCGGCAAGACGCTCACCGCGTTTCTGTCGGCGCTCGACGATCTGGTCCAGCAAGGCCTCGCCAATGGCGGCGCGCTGCCAGACGAAACACTCGTGGTCTACGTGTCGCCGCTCAAGGCGCTTTCGAACGACATACGTCTGAACCTGCAGCTGCCGCTCGAAGGGATCTCCGCCGAACTCGCGCAGCGCGGCCTGCCGCCGCTCGAGATCCGCACCGCCGTGCGCACCGGCGACACCACCCAGCAGGAGCGCACCGCGCTACGCAAGCGCGCTCCACACATCCTCGTGACGACGCCGGAATCGCTATACGTGTTGCTCGGTAGTGACTCCGGGCGCCGCATGCTGTCGACCACCCGCACGGTGATCGTCGATGAAATCCATGCGCTCGCCGGCAGCAAGCGCGGCAGCCATCTGGCGTTAAGCCTGGAACGGCTCGACGCGCTATGCGGCCGGCGTCTGCCGCGCATCGGCCTCTCCGCGACGCAAAAGCCGATCAGCGCGGTCGCGCGGTTTCTGGTGGGCGGTGCGAGTGTGGACAGCGCCGAACCGGCTGATTGCGCGATCGTCGATGTAGGCCATGTGCGTGCCCGCGATCTCGCGCTGGAAATTCCACCGGTACCGCTCGAAGCCGTCATGGCCAACGAAGTCTGGGAGCTCGTGTATAACCGGCTCGCCGAACTGATTGCGCAGCACCGCACCACGCTGGTTTTCGTCAACACGCGCCGCATGGCGGAGCGTGCCGCGCGTCATCTGACCGAGCGGCTCGGCAAGGAAGCCGTGGCCGCACACCATGGCAGTCTCGCCAAGGAATATCGCTTCGACGCCGAGCAGCGTCTCAAACGCGGCGATCTGCGTGTGCTGATCGCCACGGCGTCGCTGGAACTGGGCATCGATATCGGCGATGTCGATCTGGTCTGCCAGATGGGCTCGCCACGCGCGATCGCGCCGTTTCTGCAGCGCGTCGGCCGCTCGGGACACCATGTGGGCGGCATGCCAAAAGGACGGCTGTTCCCCACCTCGCGCGACGACCTGATCGAATGCGCGGCCTTGCTCGATTGCGTGCGGCGCGGCGAACTCGACGCCTTGCAGATACCGCGTGCGCCGCTCGACGTGCTGGCCCAGCAGATCGTCGCGGAAGTCTCGAGCGCCGAGTGGAGCGAGGATGCGCTGTTCGATCTGATGCGGCGCGCCGCGCCCTATGCCGACCTCGCACGCGAGCAGTACGACGCGGTGCTGCGGATGCTCGCGGAAGGCTATACGAGCCGCCACGGGCCGCGCGGCGCTTATCTGCATCGCGACGCAGTGAGTGGAACATTGCGCGGACGACGCGGCGGCAAGCTGGTCGCGGTGACGTCGGGTGGCACCATCCCCGAGAACGCGGACTATGCGGTGATTCTCGAGCCGCAGGCCGTCAATATCGGCACGGTCAACGAAGACTTCGCGGTCGAGAGTCTGGCAGGTGACGTTTTTCAACTCGGCAACGCGTCGTATCGTATCCAACGCGTGGAAGCCGGCCGCGTGCGGGTGGAAGATGCACAAGGGCAGCCGCCGAATATTCCGTTCTGGCTCGGCGAAGCGCCGGGGCGTAGCGATGAGCTGTCGTTCGGCGTGGCGCGTTTGCGGGCACAGATCGATCAGTTGCTCAGTGACGACGATGATGATGTCGTTGCAGGCGGCACTACGGGCGCCAAGGACGCAACAGGCGCTACGGAAGCAGCGACGGAGAAGAAATCAGCCAGCGCGAAGACAGCGGCCGTAGCAAGTCTCGCCGCAACCCGACGTGCCCCACGCCGCGAACGCGCGCTTGCCATTGTCGATTCGCCCGCGGCTTCCGGTTCTGACTCACTTCCGCAATTGCGTGACGCGGACGTGGACGTGACCGTGGCGGACGCGCCCGCACGCGCACCGTTATCCAATGCACCCCGCCTCGAACGCGCCATTGCCTGGATGACTGCCACGCTCAATCTCGACGAGCCGGCCGCGCGCCAGATCGTCGACTATCTGGCGCGCGCCCGCGCCGCCTTGAGCACGCTCCCCACGCAAAACACGCTGGTCATGGAGCGCTTCTTCGACGAATCGGGCGGCACCCAGCTCGTGATTCACGCGCCATTTGGCAGCCGTCTCAATCGCGCCTGGGGCCTCGCGTTGCGCAAACGCTTTTGCCGTACCTTCAACTTCGAATTGCAGGCGGCCGCCACCGAGGACGCCATCATTCTTTCGCTGACCGGCAGCCACAGCTTCGCGCTCGATGAAGTCTGGCGCTATCTGCATTCGAACACGGCCGAGCATCTCCTGATCCAGGCATTGCTCGATGCGCCGCTGTTCGGCGTGCGCTGGCGCTGGAACGCAACCACCTCGCTCGCCTTGCCGCGCTACAGCGGCGGCCGCAAGACGGCGCCGCAACTGCAGCGCATGCGCAGCGAGGACCTGCTGGCAGCCGTGTTTCCCGATCAGGTGGCGTGTCTCGAGAATATCGTCGGCGAACGTGAATTGCCGCACCATCCGCTCGTCGATCAGACCATCGACGATTGCCTGCACGAAGCAATGGACACCGAAGGCTGGATCAGCCTGTTGCGCCGGATGGAACAAGGCGAGGTAAAACTGATTACGCGCGAATTGCCGGCGCCCTCGCCGCTCGCGGCCGAAATTCTCACCGCCAAGCCCTACGCGTATCTGGACGACGCGCCGATCGAAGAGCGTCGCACCCAGGCCGTGCTCAACCGGCGCTGGTCCGATCCCGCCTCGGCTGACGATCTCGGCGCGCTCGATGCCGACGCAATTGCCGGCGTGCGCGAGGAAGCCTGGCCGCAGCCGCGCAACCTCGATGAAATGCATGAGGCGCTGACCGGACTCGCGTGCGTCAGCGATACCGAGGCCCAACAGAATCCGGAGTGGTCAGGATGGCTTACGACCCTGGCGGAATCGGGCCGGGCCACCCGGCTGCAAAACCGGGCCGGTGCCGACCTCTGGCTTCCGGCGGAGCGGCTGACCTGCCTCGCTGCTATCTATCCGGACGCCGCCTTCACGCCGCCGATCAGCGCGCCCAAAGGTTTTACCGACACCTGGAGCGAAGAGGAAGCGCTCGTCGACGTGATCCGCGCGCGACTCACCGGCTTCGGCCCGTTACCGGTGGCCTCGATTGCCGGCTCTCTGGCACTGCCTTCTGTCGCCGTCGAGCAAGCCTTGACCGCGCTCGAGGCGCAAGGCTATGTGATGCGCGGCCGCTTCACACTGGGCGCGTCCGCAGAAGAATGGTGCGAACGGCACCTGCTCGCGCGGATTCATCGCTACACCGTGCGGCGTTTGCGCCGCGAGATCGAGCCGGTGGAACGGCACGATTTCATGCGTTTCCTGTTCGAATGGCAACATCTGACGCCCGCCACATGCGGTGAAGGGCGCGACGCGCTCGCGGCGGTGCTCGATCAGCTGGCCGGTTTCGAGGCGGCGGCCGGTGCCTGGGAAGAAGACATCCTGCCCGCCCGTCTCAAGGACTATTCGATCACGATGCTCGACGAACTGTGCCGCTCCGGCAAGCTGGTCTGGACGCGTCTGACCGAACGTTCGCGCGCAACCAGTGGACCGGTGCGCAGCACACCGATCGTATTGTTGCCGCGGCGCGACATCGGTCTATGGAGCGCGTTGATCGATCAAAGCAAGCAGCCCGAACTTTCATCGCACGCGCAAAGTGTTTATGACACGCTTATTAAACACGGTGCGATGTTCTTCGACGAGTTGGCGAGCGACACGCGTCTGCTTGGCATTCAGCTGGAATACGCATTAAGCGAACTTGTTGCGGCAGGACTCGTGAATTCGGATAGTTTTGCCGGGTTGCGTGCCTTGCTGAAACCGGCCGCGAAGCGCAACGCGCATCACAGCAACCGGCGCCCGCGTGCTGGTGCCCTGATCGGAGGCATGGAGGACGCGGGCCGCTGGGCGTTGCTCCAGCGCCGCAGTGCGCTTGCCGTCGAGGAAGGCGCGGCTGCGACGCCACCGTCGCAATCCGTCGGTCGCGCTTCTTCCCTTGCGCCCGAAGTCCTCGAGCACGTGGTCATGACTTTGTTACGCCGTTATGGCGTCGTGTTCTGGCGGCTGCTCGCGCGCGAAGCCGAATGGCTGCCGCCGTGGCGCGACCTGCTGCGCGTCCTGCAGCGGCTCGAGGCGCGCGGACACGTGCGCGGCGGACGCTTCGTCAACGGTCTTTCGGGCGAGCAGTTTGCGCTGCCCGAAGCGATCCCGTTGCTGCGCGAAGTGCGCCGCCATGCCGACGACGGCACTTTTGTCTGCGTGGCCGGCATCGACCCGTTAAATCTGGCTGGCACGTTGTTGCCAGGCGACAAGGTGCCCGCGGTGACCGGCAATCGCGTGTTATACCGGGATGGCGTGGTGGTGGCGACGCTGGTGGCGGGCGAATTTACATATCTGACGCATGCAGAGGGCGACGCGCGGGAACAAATGCGCATCAGAATGGCGCGCCGTCATTAA
- the pdeR gene encoding cyclic di-GMP phosphodiesterase yields MNDDQHDQVLYAQFGTSSPCWRLSKDSNALELTPVTGDMPANAAISLTPQQAGQIRRLAGITSHLVLNVRLFGQPLKLHLVGKKLSGNLWAGTASAYEDTESVARDLVHGLSFAEQVVSEVNSVVVIVDRNGRIQRFNRLAEELTGMKEEDIVGRSVWALFMSSEAGAASSQNIAGFFNRGVSYEVERLVKTVHGERLFLFRNKFVQSGSGVNEQFLICSGTDITEERRAQDRLTELANTDSLTGLANRNAIQDKVRAAISSAAVDESVGILFLDLDNFKKVNDHYGHVFGDRLIKDVSAAISTCLNEGDTLARLGGDEFIVLAANGSLESLEATAQRILERLRTPFSLGLVEVYTGCSIGIARCPEHGDSLESLIRSADTAMYVAKDEGKRTYRVFSQEMDRKVAEYMWLDTNLRRGLEEGQFTLYYQPKLSLATGAVTGAEALIRWNSPERGQIMPTEFIRYAEESGLIGHLGRWVMQTAAQQAARWKAAGLNLRVAINVSARQLVDTAVVRHFAEALQQAGLDPCLVDLELTESCLIEDEAAAIQLITQFRQLGAQVHLDDFGTGYSSLSQLGRIPLDVIKLDRSFVRSINADKKAQALVRSMVAVAQELNFKVVAEGIETEAEEAFMKGLGVEYVQGFLYGQPMPAAEFEQWLHDRQKLRLIA; encoded by the coding sequence ATGAACGACGACCAACACGACCAGGTGCTCTATGCCCAGTTCGGCACAAGCAGCCCTTGCTGGCGTCTGTCCAAAGACAGCAACGCGCTCGAACTGACGCCGGTCACGGGTGACATGCCGGCCAACGCCGCCATCTCCCTCACCCCGCAACAGGCCGGGCAGATCCGGCGCCTCGCAGGCATCACTTCCCATCTGGTTCTGAACGTGCGCCTGTTCGGCCAGCCGCTCAAGCTGCATCTGGTCGGCAAGAAACTCAGCGGCAATCTGTGGGCGGGCACCGCGTCAGCCTATGAGGATACCGAATCGGTCGCGCGCGATCTCGTGCATGGCCTGTCGTTCGCCGAGCAGGTGGTGTCGGAGGTGAACTCGGTCGTGGTGATCGTCGATCGCAATGGGCGCATCCAGCGCTTCAATCGCCTCGCCGAAGAACTGACCGGCATGAAAGAGGAAGACATTGTCGGCCGCAGCGTCTGGGCTCTCTTCATGTCGTCCGAGGCAGGTGCGGCGTCGAGCCAGAATATCGCCGGCTTTTTTAACCGCGGTGTCTCCTACGAAGTCGAACGGCTCGTGAAAACGGTTCACGGCGAGCGGCTGTTTCTGTTTCGCAACAAGTTCGTGCAAAGTGGCAGCGGCGTCAACGAGCAATTCCTGATCTGCTCGGGCACCGACATAACTGAAGAGCGTCGCGCGCAGGACCGTCTGACCGAACTGGCCAATACCGACTCGCTCACCGGCCTCGCCAATCGCAACGCGATTCAGGACAAGGTCCGCGCGGCAATCTCGAGCGCGGCTGTCGACGAGTCGGTCGGCATCCTGTTCCTTGACCTCGACAACTTCAAAAAGGTCAACGACCACTACGGCCATGTATTCGGCGACCGGCTGATCAAGGATGTGTCGGCGGCCATCAGCACCTGCCTGAACGAGGGCGACACGCTCGCGCGGCTGGGTGGCGACGAGTTTATCGTGCTGGCCGCGAACGGCAGCCTCGAGTCCCTCGAAGCCACCGCGCAGCGCATTCTGGAGCGCCTGCGCACGCCCTTCAGCCTGGGCCTCGTCGAGGTCTACACCGGTTGTTCGATCGGCATCGCGCGGTGCCCGGAGCACGGCGACAGCCTCGAGTCGCTGATCCGTTCGGCGGACACCGCGATGTACGTCGCCAAGGATGAAGGCAAGCGGACCTACCGGGTGTTTTCGCAGGAGATGGACCGCAAGGTGGCCGAGTATATGTGGCTCGATACCAATCTGCGGCGCGGTCTCGAAGAGGGCCAGTTCACGCTGTACTACCAGCCCAAGCTGTCGCTTGCCACGGGTGCGGTAACCGGCGCCGAGGCGCTGATCCGCTGGAATTCGCCCGAGCGCGGCCAGATCATGCCGACCGAGTTCATTCGTTATGCCGAAGAATCGGGGCTGATCGGCCATCTCGGCCGCTGGGTCATGCAGACCGCAGCCCAGCAGGCCGCGCGCTGGAAAGCCGCTGGGCTCAACCTGCGCGTGGCGATCAACGTGTCGGCTCGCCAGCTGGTCGATACCGCGGTGGTCCGGCATTTCGCCGAAGCGCTCCAGCAAGCGGGGCTCGATCCGTGCCTCGTCGATCTCGAACTCACCGAGAGCTGCCTGATCGAAGACGAAGCCGCGGCGATCCAGTTGATCACGCAGTTCCGCCAGCTTGGCGCGCAGGTGCATCTCGACGACTTCGGCACTGGCTATTCGTCGCTGTCGCAACTCGGGCGCATTCCGCTCGACGTCATCAAGCTCGACCGCAGCTTCGTGCGCTCGATCAACGCCGACAAGAAAGCCCAGGCGCTGGTGCGTTCGATGGTGGCAGTAGCCCAGGAGCTGAATTTCAAGGTGGTCGCAGAAGGCATCGAAACCGAGGCGGAAGAAGCATTCATGAAAGGGCTTGGGGTGGAATACGTACAGGGCTTTTTGTACGGCCAGCCCATGCCGGCCGCGGAATTCGAGCAGTGGTTGCACGACCGGCAGAAGCTCAGGCTGATCGCCTGA
- a CDS encoding crotonase/enoyl-CoA hydratase family protein: MNLHNHHACRPFLEAGNLSQISAYYEEGRNIMWMMLRAQPRPCFNLELVHDILSLAQAARESGLPIDFWVTGSLIPSIYNVGGDLDFFAETIRAGRRQALMSYARACVDCVHAAARGFDTGAISIAMVEGTALGGGFEAALAHHFLLAQNDARMGFPEIAFNLFPGMGGYSLVARKAGMRLAEELIGIGESHTAEWYAGKGLVDQLFEPGEAYVATRTFIDTLRPKMNGIRAMLRARQRVLQLSRAELMEITEDWVEAAFTIEEKDLAFMERLVMLQNRRTASMRQTSASIA, translated from the coding sequence ATGAATCTTCACAATCATCACGCCTGCCGTCCGTTCCTCGAAGCCGGAAACCTGTCGCAGATTTCTGCCTATTACGAAGAGGGACGCAACATCATGTGGATGATGTTGCGTGCTCAACCGCGTCCCTGTTTTAACCTTGAACTGGTGCACGATATTCTCAGCCTGGCACAGGCCGCGCGCGAGTCCGGCTTACCGATCGACTTCTGGGTGACAGGGTCGCTGATTCCGTCGATCTACAACGTCGGCGGCGATCTCGACTTCTTTGCCGAGACGATCCGCGCTGGCCGGCGCCAAGCCTTGATGTCGTATGCCAGAGCGTGTGTCGATTGCGTGCATGCCGCAGCACGCGGCTTCGATACCGGTGCGATCTCGATTGCGATGGTGGAGGGGACCGCGCTGGGGGGCGGGTTCGAAGCCGCCCTCGCACATCATTTCCTGCTCGCGCAGAACGATGCGCGAATGGGCTTCCCGGAGATTGCATTCAATCTGTTCCCGGGCATGGGTGGGTATTCGCTGGTAGCGCGCAAGGCCGGCATGCGGCTCGCGGAAGAACTGATCGGAATTGGCGAGTCGCACACGGCCGAGTGGTACGCGGGCAAAGGGCTCGTCGACCAGTTGTTCGAACCGGGCGAGGCCTATGTGGCGACGCGTACGTTTATCGACACGTTGCGCCCGAAGATGAATGGCATCCGGGCTATGCTGCGGGCACGTCAACGCGTACTGCAGCTTTCGCGCGCCGAGCTGATGGAAATTACCGAAGACTGGGTCGAGGCCGCGTTCACGATTGAAGAAAAAGATCTGGCTTTCATGGAAAGGCTGGTCATGTTGCAGAACCGCCGCACCGCGAGCATGCGCCAGACGAGCGCCAGCATCGCCTGA